From Gammaproteobacteria bacterium, a single genomic window includes:
- the pspA gene encoding phage shock protein PspA has protein sequence MGIFSRFSDIVNSNINAILDKAEDPEKIVRLMIQEMEETLVEVRSAAARAIADKKELTRTLSTLEREAKDWESKAELAIDKGRDDLAKAALAEKKRVLASMQSLEAEHATISDGLAKLNEDIGRLEEKLADAKARRNAILARHQTAAKRLEVRKRLHDYRIDDAFVRFEQFERRMENFEARVEAYDLGVKKNLKQEFTELESSEGVEQELRDLKSKRSRAKQGSGEGV, from the coding sequence ATGGGTATCTTTTCTCGCTTTTCGGACATAGTGAACTCGAACATCAACGCGATCCTGGACAAGGCGGAAGACCCCGAGAAGATCGTGCGCCTGATGATCCAGGAGATGGAGGAGACGCTGGTCGAGGTGCGTTCGGCCGCCGCGCGAGCGATCGCGGACAAGAAAGAGCTGACGCGCACGCTCTCGACGCTGGAGCGCGAAGCGAAGGACTGGGAGAGCAAGGCCGAGCTCGCGATCGACAAGGGTCGCGACGATCTCGCGAAAGCCGCTCTCGCCGAGAAAAAGCGCGTGCTCGCGTCGATGCAGTCGCTCGAGGCCGAGCACGCCACGATTTCCGACGGGCTTGCGAAGCTGAACGAGGACATCGGCCGGCTCGAGGAGAAGCTCGCCGACGCGAAAGCGAGGCGCAATGCGATACTCGCGAGGCACCAGACGGCCGCGAAGCGGCTCGAGGTGCGCAAGCGCCTCCACGACTACCGCATCGACGACGCGTTCGTGCGCTTCGAGCAGTTCGAGCGCCGCATGGAGAACTTCGAGGCACGCGTCGAGGCGTATGATCTCGGAGTCAAAAAGAACCTGAAGCAGGAATTCACGGAGCTCGAGTCGTCCGAAGGGGTGGAGCAGGAGCTGCGTGACCTCAAATCGAAGCGTAGCCGCGCGAAGCAGGGCTCCGGCGAAGGCGTTTGA
- a CDS encoding polymer-forming cytoskeletal protein, which yields MALFRRRIADSSRGPTTFIAPSTKIVGTITGGGPYVFCGTVEGDCDIDGPVTLAAGGRWKGTMRATDVIVSGEVDGDVVARQRVEISGTARVTGSLSGHSIAVAEGAVIEGEIKVMSGAEPLAFEEKRRTETREPTADSAELEPASTER from the coding sequence ATGGCTTTATTCCGACGCCGCATCGCCGATTCCTCGCGCGGCCCCACGACCTTCATCGCGCCGTCCACGAAGATCGTCGGAACGATCACCGGGGGAGGCCCTTACGTGTTCTGCGGCACCGTCGAAGGCGACTGCGACATCGACGGTCCCGTGACGCTCGCGGCCGGAGGACGATGGAAAGGAACGATGCGCGCGACGGACGTCATCGTCTCGGGCGAGGTCGACGGGGACGTCGTTGCCCGCCAGCGCGTCGAGATTTCCGGAACGGCGCGCGTGACCGGAAGCCTGAGCGGTCACTCGATCGCGGTCGCGGAAGGCGCGGTGATCGAAGGAGAGATCAAGGTCATGAGCGGTGCCGAGCCGCTCGCCTTCGAGGAAAAGCGGCGTACCGAAACTCGCGAGCCGACGGCCGACAGCGCCGAGCTGGAGCCGGCGAGCACGGAGAGATAG
- the pspF gene encoding phage shock protein operon transcriptional activator yields the protein MAPTRPETVSLIGESPLFLAMLEHVSRAAPLPKPVLVVGERGTGKELIASRLHYLSDRWDRPLVKVNCAALTESLLESELFGHEAGAFTGATRAHAGRFEQADGGTLVLDEIGTIPLRMQEKILRVIEYGEFQRVGGSKTLKADVRVVGSTNADLPRLAAEGRFRADLMDRLAFDVIHVPPLRARPDDIPKLAYHFAVNVTSELRREYFPGFTSQASAALAAYDWPGNVRELKNTVERSVYRAEDPDAPISEIIFDPFASPFGPLRDVLPLRSATETAPPAEAGPPRATGGNGSWPLDFRAAVAAFERETLEQALEQSKYKQTVAAKLLGLSYHQLRGLLKKHGLHVGRENAVEG from the coding sequence ATGGCTCCCACGCGCCCCGAAACCGTCTCTCTGATCGGCGAATCGCCGCTGTTCCTGGCCATGCTCGAGCACGTCTCCCGCGCGGCGCCGTTGCCGAAGCCGGTGCTCGTCGTCGGCGAACGCGGGACCGGCAAGGAGCTGATCGCGTCGCGGCTGCACTACCTCTCCGACCGCTGGGATCGCCCGCTCGTGAAGGTCAACTGCGCGGCGCTCACCGAGTCGCTGCTCGAGTCGGAGCTCTTCGGCCACGAAGCGGGCGCGTTCACGGGCGCCACGCGCGCGCACGCGGGCCGCTTCGAGCAGGCCGACGGCGGCACGCTCGTCCTCGACGAGATCGGCACGATCCCGCTGCGCATGCAGGAAAAGATCCTGCGCGTGATCGAGTACGGCGAGTTCCAACGCGTCGGCGGCTCGAAGACGCTGAAGGCAGATGTCCGCGTCGTCGGCTCGACGAATGCGGATCTGCCGCGGCTCGCGGCCGAAGGCCGGTTCCGCGCAGATCTGATGGATCGGCTCGCATTCGACGTGATCCACGTGCCGCCTCTTCGGGCCCGGCCGGACGACATCCCGAAGCTCGCCTATCACTTCGCCGTCAACGTCACGAGCGAGCTGCGGCGCGAGTACTTCCCGGGCTTCACGTCGCAGGCGAGCGCGGCGCTCGCAGCGTACGACTGGCCCGGGAACGTGCGCGAGCTGAAGAACACGGTGGAGCGCAGCGTCTATCGCGCCGAGGACCCGGACGCCCCGATCTCCGAGATCATCTTCGATCCGTTTGCGTCGCCTTTCGGGCCGCTGCGCGACGTCTTGCCGCTGCGCTCCGCGACGGAGACGGCGCCGCCGGCGGAGGCCGGTCCGCCGCGCGCTACGGGCGGCAACGGCTCGTGGCCTCTCGATTTCCGCGCCGCCGTCGCAGCCTTCGAGCGCGAGACGCTCGAGCAGGCGCTCGAGCAGTCGAAGTACAAGCAGACCGTCGCGGCCAAGCTCCTCGGCCTGAGCTACCATCAGCTGCGCGGTCTGCTGAAGAAGCACGGCCTGCACGTCGGGCGCGAGAACGCGGTCGAAGGGTAA
- the pspB gene encoding envelope stress response membrane protein PspB: MNELFPFFFVLTIIFMVVVLPIIVVMHYVTKWKATRGLSPDEQQLLEELWRTSQSMDSRLNSLETILDDQAPDWKKKT; the protein is encoded by the coding sequence ATGAACGAGCTGTTTCCGTTCTTCTTCGTCCTCACGATCATCTTCATGGTGGTCGTGCTGCCCATCATCGTGGTGATGCACTACGTGACGAAATGGAAGGCGACCCGAGGACTCTCGCCCGACGAGCAACAGCTGCTCGAGGAGCTGTGGAGGACCAGCCAGTCGATGGACAGCCGTCTGAACTCGCTCGAGACGATTCTCGACGACCAGGCGCCGGACTGGAAGAAGAAGACCTGA
- the pspC gene encoding envelope stress response membrane protein PspC, which produces MSEDTLVKELRGNRLYRNPRKGMLFGVCAGLADYFGFDVTIVRVLVVLGTVFFPGPLVPVGYIIMALLLPKDPGPSDEQPGSDGDLQRRIRSEPHSTLSGLRHRYRELDSRLQRLEKYVTSERYNLDREFERLRE; this is translated from the coding sequence GTGAGCGAGGATACGCTCGTGAAAGAACTTCGAGGCAATCGTCTCTACCGGAACCCGAGGAAGGGCATGTTGTTCGGCGTTTGCGCCGGACTTGCCGACTATTTCGGCTTCGACGTCACCATCGTGCGCGTTCTCGTCGTGCTCGGCACCGTCTTCTTCCCGGGTCCGCTGGTGCCGGTGGGCTACATCATCATGGCGTTGCTGCTACCGAAGGATCCGGGCCCGAGCGACGAGCAGCCGGGGAGCGACGGCGATCTTCAGCGCCGGATCCGCTCCGAGCCGCATTCGACGCTCTCCGGTCTGCGGCATCGCTACCGGGAGCTCGACAGCCGCCTGCAGCGCCTCGAGAAATACGTGACGTCGGAGCGCTATAACCTGGATCGTGAATTCGAGCGGCTGCGCGAGTGA
- a CDS encoding DUF2845 domain-containing protein, which translates to MRKHAIICSVAIAAGVAAGAASADALRCGANVISRGDHAAEVLHHCGEPDSVYSWVARRGVIAARSIFLPGFVEEVLVEEWTYNLGPHKLMRQIRLENGIVRDVKHLGYGYRER; encoded by the coding sequence ATGAGGAAGCACGCCATCATTTGTTCCGTCGCAATCGCCGCCGGCGTCGCGGCCGGCGCGGCGTCCGCCGATGCGTTGCGATGCGGAGCGAACGTGATCTCGCGCGGCGACCACGCCGCCGAGGTCCTACACCATTGCGGGGAGCCCGACTCCGTCTACTCGTGGGTGGCGCGCAGGGGCGTGATCGCGGCCCGGTCCATTTTCCTCCCGGGCTTCGTCGAGGAGGTGCTCGTCGAGGAGTGGACGTACAACCTCGGGCCGCACAAGCTGATGCGCCAGATTCGGCTCGAGAACGGCATCGTGCGCGACGTGAAGCACCTCGGCTACGGTTACAGAGAGCGTTGA
- a CDS encoding EAL domain-containing protein produces MRRLPLILAAVMTALTACVAALLVLRVEGRMDAGVFAALTLAAVLVASAAALAAARTAVAASRRALRALAAQLRSVSGADGACSASSAADEVDELSEAVTVAEQSLRRSNAARDRLERLVAGMSEGILVAGPDGRIESANAAAHAMLGHAPGALIGECVDRVLPAIKAPVKPSAAGLPREATVQKADGSSFSVSYTVSHVLAEAGQIECTVYALQNIDERKKAERRIRYLARIDPLTKLANRMQFQHLLQQAIARAKRSRQYVALLYVDVDRFKDINDTFGHAAGDTSLEILARRIQAELDEGSTPGRLAGDEFAVLVTGPAHMSDFFERISKLAGRLVHAVGKPFKVNGEEIFMTASIGIAVYPRDGDNVIDLFRNADAALYRSKKAGGNSYGYYSSEMNTAAVERLMLKSKLRRAFERDELRLHYQPKYQVGTGRLEGAEALVRWDLPERGLVYPSDFIPLAEETNLILPIGDWVLNRVCADYREWQRVLPSPCRVSVNLSLRQLLQQRFLERVRETFRAHGISPTCLELEITETTLMEDTARTIRILNALYGMGLHLAIDDFGTGYSSLSALQQFPITTLKIDQSFIRDVAIDRDDAAIVATIIQMAHSLKLDVVAEGVESEHQLAFLRRHNCDYVQGHLFGDPVDAAAFAEILVAEAGGTGKYRALFAQG; encoded by the coding sequence ATGCGCCGCCTTCCGCTGATTCTGGCCGCCGTGATGACGGCTCTGACCGCATGCGTCGCGGCGCTGCTCGTCCTCCGCGTGGAAGGGCGCATGGATGCCGGCGTGTTCGCCGCGCTGACCCTCGCCGCGGTCCTCGTCGCTTCGGCCGCGGCGCTCGCCGCCGCCCGCACCGCGGTGGCCGCTTCGCGACGCGCATTGCGTGCGCTCGCGGCGCAGCTCCGGAGCGTCTCCGGAGCGGACGGCGCATGCTCGGCTTCTTCCGCCGCGGACGAGGTCGACGAGCTGTCCGAGGCCGTGACCGTGGCCGAGCAAAGCTTGCGCCGGAGCAACGCCGCCCGCGATCGACTCGAGAGGCTCGTGGCCGGCATGAGCGAGGGCATCCTCGTCGCGGGTCCCGACGGGCGAATCGAAAGCGCGAACGCGGCCGCGCACGCGATGCTCGGGCATGCGCCGGGCGCGCTGATCGGCGAATGCGTCGACCGGGTGCTCCCGGCGATCAAGGCGCCGGTCAAGCCCTCCGCCGCGGGCCTTCCGCGAGAGGCAACCGTGCAGAAGGCGGACGGCTCGTCGTTCAGCGTCTCCTACACGGTCTCGCACGTGCTTGCCGAGGCAGGGCAGATCGAGTGCACGGTGTATGCGCTGCAGAACATCGACGAACGCAAGAAGGCGGAGCGGCGCATTCGTTACCTCGCGCGCATCGATCCTCTGACGAAGCTCGCGAACCGCATGCAGTTCCAGCACCTGCTTCAGCAGGCGATTGCGCGAGCCAAGCGATCTCGGCAATACGTCGCGCTGCTCTATGTCGACGTCGACCGCTTCAAGGACATCAACGACACCTTCGGTCATGCCGCCGGGGATACGAGCCTGGAGATTCTCGCGCGTCGCATCCAAGCCGAGCTCGACGAAGGCTCCACGCCCGGCCGGCTCGCCGGCGACGAATTCGCCGTGCTCGTCACCGGGCCTGCGCACATGAGCGACTTCTTCGAACGGATCTCGAAGCTTGCCGGGCGGCTCGTGCATGCCGTCGGCAAGCCGTTCAAAGTGAACGGCGAAGAAATCTTCATGACCGCGAGCATCGGCATCGCCGTGTATCCGCGCGACGGCGACAACGTGATCGATCTGTTCAGGAACGCGGACGCGGCGCTCTACCGGTCGAAGAAGGCCGGCGGCAACTCGTACGGATACTACTCGAGCGAGATGAACACCGCCGCGGTGGAGCGGCTGATGCTGAAAAGCAAGCTGCGGCGCGCGTTCGAGCGCGACGAGCTGCGGCTGCATTATCAGCCGAAGTACCAGGTGGGAACCGGTCGGCTGGAGGGCGCAGAAGCGCTCGTGCGCTGGGATTTGCCCGAGCGCGGTCTCGTGTACCCGTCGGATTTCATTCCGCTGGCCGAAGAAACGAACCTCATCCTGCCGATCGGCGATTGGGTGCTCAATCGGGTCTGCGCGGACTACCGCGAGTGGCAGCGCGTGCTGCCGTCGCCGTGCCGCGTCTCCGTGAATCTCTCGCTGCGCCAGCTGCTGCAGCAGCGGTTCCTCGAGCGCGTGCGCGAGACCTTCCGCGCGCACGGCATATCGCCCACCTGCCTCGAGCTCGAGATCACGGAAACCACTTTGATGGAGGACACGGCGCGCACGATCCGAATTCTGAACGCGCTCTACGGCATGGGGCTGCATCTCGCGATCGACGATTTCGGCACCGGGTACTCGTCGCTCAGCGCGCTCCAGCAGTTTCCGATCACCACGTTGAAGATCGACCAGTCCTTCATCCGCGACGTCGCGATCGACCGGGACGACGCGGCGATCGTCGCCACGATCATCCAGATGGCCCACAGCCTGAAGCTCGACGTGGTCGCCGAAGGGGTCGAGTCCGAGCATCAGCTCGCGTTTCTCCGGCGCCACAACTGCGACTACGTTCAGGGACACCTGTTCGGCGATCCGGTCGACGCCGCGGCGTTCGCCGAAATCTTGGTTGCGGAAGCCGGAGGCACCGGAAAATACAGGGCGCTGTTCGCGCAAGGCTAG
- a CDS encoding malate dehydrogenase, whose protein sequence is MNTAPASRKPVRIAITGAAGQIGYQLAFRIASGQMLGADQPVILQLLEIPPALDALRGVAMELDDCAFDTLHGVVVTDDARTAFRDADFALLVGAKPRGPGMERKDLLLENAKIFSAQGKALNEVASRGVKVLVVGNPANTNALIARENAKDLDPRNFTAMTRLDHNRAKAQLAAKTSTRVSDIRGVIIWGNHSATQFPDLRHATVAGTPALSRVPQEWYRQEFIPTVQQRGAAIIKARGASSAASAASAAIDHVRDWALGTGDDWVSMAVASDGSYGISEGVVFSYPVRCRGGAYEIVQGLEIDDFAREKLAATNAELREERSGVSELL, encoded by the coding sequence ATGAACACCGCGCCCGCCAGCAGGAAGCCCGTCCGCATCGCGATCACCGGCGCCGCCGGCCAGATCGGCTACCAGCTCGCGTTCCGGATCGCGTCCGGGCAGATGCTCGGCGCCGATCAGCCGGTGATCCTTCAGCTCCTCGAGATCCCGCCAGCGCTCGACGCGCTTCGGGGGGTCGCAATGGAGCTCGACGATTGCGCGTTCGACACGCTGCACGGCGTCGTCGTCACCGACGACGCGCGGACCGCGTTTCGCGACGCCGACTTCGCGCTGCTCGTCGGCGCGAAGCCGCGCGGCCCCGGCATGGAGCGCAAGGATCTCCTGCTCGAGAACGCGAAGATCTTCTCCGCCCAGGGCAAGGCCCTGAACGAAGTCGCGAGCCGGGGCGTGAAGGTGCTCGTCGTCGGCAATCCGGCGAACACGAACGCGCTGATCGCTCGCGAGAACGCGAAGGATCTCGATCCGCGCAACTTCACCGCGATGACCCGCCTCGATCACAACCGGGCGAAGGCACAGCTCGCCGCGAAGACGTCGACCCGTGTGAGCGACATCCGCGGCGTGATCATCTGGGGCAATCATTCCGCCACCCAGTTCCCGGATCTCCGGCACGCGACGGTCGCCGGAACGCCCGCCCTGTCCCGCGTGCCGCAGGAATGGTACCGGCAAGAATTCATTCCGACCGTCCAGCAGCGGGGCGCCGCGATCATCAAGGCGCGCGGCGCTTCGTCCGCCGCGTCCGCCGCGTCCGCCGCGATCGACCACGTGCGCGACTGGGCGCTCGGCACCGGGGACGACTGGGTGAGCATGGCCGTGGCTTCGGACGGCAGCTACGGCATTTCCGAGGGCGTCGTGTTTTCCTATCCGGTGAGGTGCAGAGGAGGCGCTTACGAGATCGTGCAAGGCCTCGAGATCGACGACTTCGCGCGCGAGAAGCTCGCCGCTACGAACGCGGAGCTCCGCGAGGAGCGCAGCGGCGTGAGCGAGCTGCTGTGA
- the gshA gene encoding glutamate--cysteine ligase, producing the protein MKARVDWLRERGNAVLVARGLRGLEKESLRVTADGRLSRRPHPPALGSALTHPYLTTDYSEALLEFVTPPLRSNWETLQFLCDLHVFVHQRLDGELLWPASMPCVLNANDEIPIARYGTSNIGMMKTVYRRGLGYRYGRAMQAIAGIHFNFSPPLAFWDALAERTGNVSSMDAFRSSHFMGLARNYRRLAWLVIYLCGASPALCKSFRPEGHELLTELDPGTWHAPFATSLRMSDIGYRNTTQARLQISLNSAEEYVAGLAAAVSTVEPRYAAIGVEVDGEYRQLNANILQIENEYYTPIRPKPAKGQEERPTVALRRRGVDYVEVRTLDLNPADPVGVNQNALRFLETLLLHCLLSPSPPIGAAELEEIDRRDLLAAREGRRPGLELPRDGGSVALRDWGREVLDELGEIAELLDRNGEGYSAALAAQRDAIEDPDATPSARLLDALRQSREPFFEHMHALARAHHDYFLGLGLGADRGAELEAAAAQSIEAQRRLEAEPAPPFREFLARYFENV; encoded by the coding sequence ATGAAGGCGCGAGTCGACTGGCTCCGGGAGCGCGGCAACGCCGTCTTGGTGGCGCGAGGGTTGCGCGGTCTCGAGAAGGAAAGCCTCCGCGTCACGGCGGACGGCCGCCTGTCCCGGCGCCCGCACCCCCCGGCGCTCGGCTCCGCGTTGACGCATCCCTATTTGACGACCGACTACTCCGAGGCGCTGCTCGAGTTCGTCACGCCGCCGCTCCGGTCGAACTGGGAGACGCTTCAGTTTCTCTGCGATCTGCACGTGTTCGTGCATCAGCGGCTCGACGGGGAGCTGTTGTGGCCCGCGAGCATGCCGTGCGTCCTCAACGCGAACGACGAAATCCCGATCGCTCGATACGGCACGTCGAACATCGGGATGATGAAGACCGTCTATCGGCGCGGGCTCGGATACCGATACGGGCGCGCGATGCAGGCGATCGCCGGCATCCATTTCAACTTCTCGCCGCCGCTCGCGTTCTGGGACGCTCTCGCGGAGCGCACCGGAAACGTCTCATCGATGGACGCTTTCCGTTCGTCGCACTTCATGGGGCTCGCGCGGAACTACCGCCGCCTCGCCTGGCTCGTGATCTATCTCTGCGGCGCGTCTCCGGCTCTCTGCAAGTCGTTCCGTCCCGAGGGCCACGAGCTGCTGACGGAGCTCGATCCCGGGACGTGGCATGCGCCGTTTGCGACGTCGCTCAGGATGAGCGACATCGGCTACCGCAATACGACGCAGGCGCGGCTGCAGATCTCGCTGAATTCGGCCGAGGAGTATGTCGCGGGGCTCGCGGCCGCGGTGTCGACGGTCGAGCCGCGCTATGCCGCGATCGGCGTGGAGGTGGACGGCGAGTACCGCCAGCTGAACGCGAACATCCTCCAGATCGAGAACGAGTACTACACCCCGATTCGGCCGAAGCCCGCGAAGGGGCAAGAGGAACGGCCGACGGTGGCACTGCGGCGCCGCGGCGTGGATTACGTCGAGGTGCGGACGCTCGACCTCAATCCCGCGGATCCGGTCGGCGTTAATCAGAACGCGCTCCGCTTTCTCGAGACCCTGCTGCTGCATTGCCTCTTGAGCCCGAGCCCGCCGATCGGCGCTGCCGAGCTCGAGGAGATCGATCGCCGCGATCTCCTCGCCGCGCGGGAAGGCCGGCGGCCGGGGCTCGAGCTGCCCCGGGACGGAGGTTCCGTAGCGTTGCGCGACTGGGGCCGGGAGGTGCTCGACGAGCTCGGCGAGATCGCCGAGCTGCTCGACCGGAACGGCGAGGGCTACTCCGCGGCGCTCGCGGCGCAGCGCGACGCGATCGAGGACCCGGACGCGACGCCCTCGGCGCGGCTGCTGGACGCGCTTCGCCAGAGCCGCGAACCGTTTTTCGAGCACATGCACGCGCTCGCCCGGGCACATCACGATTACTTCTTGGGCCTCGGGCTCGGCGCCGACCGCGGCGCGGAGCTCGAGGCCGCGGCGGCGCAGTCCATCGAGGCGCAGCGGCGGCTCGAGGCCGAGCCGGCGCCCCCGTTCCGCGAGTTTCTCGCGCGCTACTTCGAGAACGTTTGA
- a CDS encoding alpha/beta fold hydrolase encodes MQSILASGPFRARTARKRAAALLAAARPEILDCGAGVRLLGYHSAQPDRPRGLVILLHGWEGSADSSYMISAGARAFEAGFDVFRLNFRDHGETHGLNEELFHSCRLDEVGRAVARVARLHPAPRVYLVGYSLGGNFALRIVANASRFGLDLRKVIAVCPVLHPHATMRALENGLWIYRRYFLSRWRRSLAAKAAAFPHLYDFGDLRRFRTLTATTAFFVERYTEFANLDAYLEGYSLTGPVLADLAVPARLIAARDDPVIPHDDLAAIARTDALEVTLLPRGGHCGFVESFRLTSWVDERLVAELA; translated from the coding sequence GTGCAGTCGATACTGGCGAGCGGACCGTTCAGGGCGCGGACCGCGAGGAAACGCGCGGCCGCCCTGCTCGCCGCCGCCCGCCCGGAAATTCTCGACTGCGGTGCCGGGGTGCGGCTGCTCGGCTACCACAGCGCGCAGCCCGATCGCCCCCGCGGCCTCGTGATCCTGCTGCACGGCTGGGAAGGGTCGGCCGATTCGTCGTATATGATCTCAGCCGGAGCGCGCGCATTCGAGGCCGGTTTCGACGTATTTCGCCTCAATTTTCGCGACCACGGCGAGACCCACGGGCTCAACGAGGAGCTGTTCCATTCGTGCCGCTTGGACGAGGTGGGCCGGGCCGTCGCTCGCGTCGCCCGGCTGCATCCGGCGCCGCGGGTCTATCTCGTCGGCTATTCGCTCGGCGGGAACTTCGCGCTCAGGATCGTGGCGAACGCCTCACGGTTCGGGCTCGACTTGAGGAAGGTCATCGCCGTGTGCCCGGTGCTGCACCCGCACGCCACGATGCGCGCGCTCGAGAATGGCTTGTGGATCTATCGGCGCTACTTTCTGAGCCGCTGGCGCCGCTCGCTCGCCGCTAAGGCGGCCGCGTTCCCGCACCTCTACGATTTCGGCGACCTTCGGCGGTTTCGGACGCTGACGGCGACGACGGCCTTTTTCGTCGAGCGCTACACCGAGTTCGCGAATCTCGACGCGTACCTCGAAGGCTATTCGCTGACCGGCCCGGTGCTCGCCGACCTCGCGGTGCCGGCGCGGCTGATTGCCGCGCGCGACGATCCGGTGATCCCGCACGACGACCTCGCGGCGATCGCGCGCACCGATGCGCTCGAGGTCACCCTGCTGCCGCGCGGCGGCCACTGCGGCTTCGTCGAGAGCTTTCGCCTCACGAGCTGGGTCGACGAACGCCTCGTGGCCGAGCTCGCGTGA